In Tiliqua scincoides isolate rTilSci1 chromosome 1, rTilSci1.hap2, whole genome shotgun sequence, the following are encoded in one genomic region:
- the LOC136654328 gene encoding olfactory receptor 5AR1-like gives MAGENYTTVTNFFFLGLTDHQEMRPLLFAVFLVIYIITLLGNLGMNVLIWLDPQLHTPMYFFLSNLSFLDACYSTTITPNMLVNFLVENKTISFAACMAQYCFFAIFAATECLLFAIMAYDRYVAIRNPLLYTAVMTKKLCKGLVAGSYFWGVVDSLVHTSGLLRLSFCDSNVINHFFCDLTPLLKLSCSDIYLNEMLIFTFGSFLEGSTLLSIIISYAFIIIAVLRIRSAEGKYKAFSTCASHLTAVAIFHGTILFMYFRPSSSYSLDTDKMASVFYTVIIPMLNPLIYSLRNKDVKCAFRKVMARKAFS, from the coding sequence ATGGCTGGGGAAAATTATACCACGGTGACCAACTTCTTTTTCCTTGGATTAACAGACCACCAGGAGATGCGGCCTCTACTCTTTGCAGTGTTTTTAGTCATCTATATTATCACTTTGTTGGGGAATCTTGGGATGAATGTATTAATCTGGTTAGATCCCCAGCTGCACACCCCAATGTACTTCTTCCTTAGTAACTTGTCCTTCTTAGATGCCTGCTATTCCACCACCATCACACCTAATATGCTAGTGAACTTTTTGGTGGAGAACAAAACCATCTCATTTGCAGCCTGCATGGCACAATATTGCTTCTTTGCAATATTTGCCGCCACTGAATGCCTCCTCTTTGCTATCATGGCGTATGACCGGTATGTGGCCATCCGCAACCCTTTGCTGTATACTGCTGTAATGACTAAGAAGCTCTGCAAGGGGTTGGTGGCAGGATCCTACTTTTGGGGTGTGGTGGATTCTCTGGTTCACACAAGTGGATTGTTGAGATTGTCATTTTGTGACTCCAatgtcatcaatcactttttcTGTGACCTCACCCCCCTCCTGAAACTCTCTTGCAGTGACATCTACCTCAATGAGATGCTGATATTCACTTTTGGCAGCTTCCTTGAAGGAAGCACCCTGTTGAGCATCATCATCTCTTATGCATTCATTATTATAGCTGTACTCAGGATTCGCTCTGCTGAGGGGAAGTAcaaagccttctccacctgtgCCTCCCACCTCACAGCTGTGGCCATCTTCCATGGGACCATTCTCTTCATGTATTTCAGGCCCAGTTCTAGCTACTCGCTGGACACAGACAAAATGGCCTCCGTGTTTTACACAGTGATAATACCCATGTTGAACCCCTTGATCTACAGCTTGAGGAACAAGGA